The following are encoded together in the Thermodesulfovibrionales bacterium genome:
- a CDS encoding twin-arginine translocase TatA/TatE family subunit, with translation MNSQNLASAKELWLFCLPWGRDDGAFEKCRERYILKEIGALAGNKKLVSEGRSYMLGTQDLLVILAIAIVVFGAKRIPEIGKSIGQGIKNYKKGLSEPDEINVTPPKDKIGKEKEDSSPPPENRK, from the coding sequence GTGAATTCTCAGAATCTTGCTTCGGCGAAAGAATTATGGCTATTCTGTCTTCCCTGGGGGCGGGATGACGGAGCCTTTGAAAAATGCCGGGAAAGGTATATACTGAAAGAAATCGGCGCTCTTGCCGGCAATAAGAAACTCGTTTCAGAAGGGAGGTCATATATGCTTGGGACGCAGGATCTGCTCGTTATCCTCGCAATCGCCATTGTTGTGTTTGGCGCAAAGAGGATTCCAGAGATAGGGAAGAGCATCGGCCAGGGAATCAAGAATTACAAAAAAGGCCTATCCGAACCTGATGAGATTAATGTGACTCCGCCGAAAGACAAGATAGGAAAAGAAAAGGAAGACAGTTCGCCTCCCCCCGAAAACCGAAAATAA
- a CDS encoding cytochrome P460 family protein has protein sequence MKKVLVAVVSAVFILGFGYASYAIHDMDAQGTPVMQPEADAAKLYTYIMKPKPYFSRLKLWPGKRKLVSGNDPHGPLTTTYLNDTALSALSKGDMVDGSCIIMENYSADKRLETLTVMYKVKGYNPDAGDWFWVQYSSNNGYVLESGKVDSCIACHKSRQDTDYLHKERG, from the coding sequence ATGAAGAAAGTGTTGGTGGCTGTTGTGAGCGCTGTTTTCATCCTTGGCTTCGGTTACGCTTCATACGCGATCCACGACATGGATGCACAGGGAACGCCTGTGATGCAACCCGAAGCCGATGCTGCGAAGCTCTATACCTACATCATGAAACCGAAGCCTTATTTTAGTCGCCTGAAACTCTGGCCGGGGAAGAGGAAGCTCGTTTCAGGCAATGACCCGCACGGCCCTCTCACAACGACTTATCTCAATGACACCGCTCTCAGTGCGTTGAGCAAAGGGGACATGGTTGATGGCTCCTGCATCATAATGGAGAATTACAGCGCCGACAAGAGGCTTGAAACCCTTACCGTCATGTATAAGGTGAAGGGATACAATCCTGATGCCGGTGACTGGTTTTGGGTGCAATACTCCTCGAACAACGGATACGTGCTGGAGTCGGGGAAAGTAGATTCCTGCATTGCCTGTCACAAGTCGAGACAGGATACCGATTATCTCCATAAAGAGAGGGGATAG
- a CDS encoding DUF4833 domain-containing protein, whose protein sequence is MLVFSLYRGSEASCEGTHLFSVERSKNRNLLFYDICPDGSSDLPDLNAVNVYWILENGKKEELNDIERTYAYGITFQEKLERNKLIIALAAFRGRKITIERIDERYRAVTSIDNRQIVIEKVFINSVDRLFGMPEVLSIDIYGFTKPGNVPVRERISP, encoded by the coding sequence ATTCTTGTTTTTTCTCTTTATCGCGGAAGCGAGGCATCCTGCGAGGGAACCCATCTTTTCTCTGTCGAGCGCAGTAAAAACAGGAATCTCCTCTTCTACGATATTTGCCCCGATGGAAGCAGTGATCTGCCGGATCTGAACGCCGTGAACGTCTACTGGATTCTCGAAAACGGCAAAAAGGAAGAACTGAACGATATTGAGCGGACCTACGCCTACGGTATTACGTTTCAGGAGAAACTCGAGAGGAATAAGCTCATCATCGCTCTCGCTGCCTTCAGGGGAAGAAAGATCACCATCGAAAGGATAGACGAAAGATACAGGGCGGTGACATCTATCGACAACCGGCAAATTGTCATCGAAAAAGTCTTCATAAACTCTGTTGACAGACTCTTCGGGATGCCCGAGGTCCTCTCTATCGACATTTACGGTTTCACGAAGCCGGGGAATGTCCCGGTAAGAGAAAGAATCAGTCCATAA